In the Epinephelus fuscoguttatus linkage group LG10, E.fuscoguttatus.final_Chr_v1 genome, GAATGCATGCAGAGAGGCAGTGCGCCCAGACACCCCTGCTACAACATACAACCTCACCAGTGAAACCAGTTTTGAGACTTGGGGCTTAAAGACCTACTTTCAGTCCTTACAATGAAGTTGCGCTCCTCACAATGTAGGTCAAGTGCATAGAGGATAGAAATCTTGTCATCTAGTCATCACCTATTTGCCTTGAAGTGCAGACTGCCAACATAATGCCTTTATGTTGGCAGTCTGCACTTCAAGGCAAATAGGTGATGACTAGATGACAGAGGAAGAGATGGCCTGCATGTGTAGATCATGAGATAGTTTTCTGGAGGAGGACAACTGCTGTGCTGTGGCCATGGCCATGGGGCCCAAGTTggaaatgagacagagaaagaggaagcGCTGTTTTGATGAGTCAGAACATGGAAGAGAGGAAAGCCCAGACATCCTATTCAGAAATAAAGTGTTTCATGTTGCAATGGACAGCGCTGTCTCTGACATGCTGACATGCAATAAGTTCTGTGTTCTATGGAAATCCAGAACCATACCAAAGGCATTAAAATGGCATCAGTTGATCTGTGTTCACCAGTAATAACTCAAAGGGTGTCCAGTAGTTTTTGTTAGTCACAGGTAAAAATTCCAAATGAGAATGGGTTACCCTAACCGCTGGACTGGGCTGTGGGGCCAGTCTGTATGGGACTGTATCGTTCAGTCTCCTCACAATGAATTTACAGACCCTCAGCAGCAAGAACTGTGACTGCACCTGCAGCTTCTGGAGCTCACCCTGGGCCCGCTTCTGGACCTGGAACCAGCATTACCAGAATGACACAGCTGCTATAGTCCAGAATTTGTATCATGCCAAGGCAACTGGCAAAGGTCAGCCCCTTGAAGATCTTGGCCTTGCCCAGTGAAGGTGGCAGGCTTGACATGACTTCCAGCCATAGCATCCTGTGCTTTCAGTACCTCCCCAAGTTCCCACTGTAGCTCAAGGCAGGCTGCTTTGTTTTGGCGCAGATGTGATCCTTTTCATAATAcagtcagacacttaaaatataaATCTGAGCATATCAGTGGAAAAAATGGGCACTTTAGGTGGATGCTTATGGACGGTGCAAACATGCCCTGATGGGTTACATTGCACCCTGTTTCATCGCTGCTGGCTGCATCCCTCTCACTAAACGctgaaccaatttcaaaagttgtTTTCAATAACAAccaaagcccagttcagaccagtgATTTGTGATGAgacaaaaccgttttagaacgttACAGTGAAAAGTTGCAGCAGAGGAACCAGTTGGTCTGAGCTTGACTGTACTGAAggctgctggtcaagtcaaaaagACCACAGATGGTGCCATCTGGTGATGGGCTTGCTGCGGCAGGTTCTCCACCCCCGCCAaaccctctgtttccatcctcacggTGTGCTGGTGTCAGACAGAGGGTCGCTGCTGCTCGctgtttaatttagtttagtttagtttagtttagtttagtccatctgatgctcattttgtttgttttttgctttttcatcACACTTAAAATTCCACTGTAGCTTGTATCTCAtgatcactatcctcattcatattttaagaaactataaattatattcagccacaaaataagcctgaaaagctgctgtgCATTTCCTTGCCTCTGCATATGACTGtgactacaataaaataaagctcaTAAAAAACTACCTGCACTCTACTATGTCCCAGGAGACCTTAAACAGTTTGGCAAAGCTCTCCATAGAACGTCAACTTTCCCAGAAACTGGACTTTAAAGACATCATAAATGACTTTGCTATAAGGAGAGTTCAGCACTTGACATTTGGAGTTCAACACCAAACATGCCGCACCAACACTAGCCTAAGACATTGAAACTGCTGTGACCATGACCGTGGTTTCCTTGTGTGGTTAGAAAAGGATAGCACATTGAGTATTTTTCATCGCATGCCTAATTTGCTCAATAATAAGACTGTGCGTGGGAAGTCTATGGACATATATTACAGGATGAAAAAACACTGGTAGgtttataacaataataattgaTTTATAATGTGATAATAATGTATGTAGGCCTATGTTTAGGCTCTTTAACGTCccagagttttgtttttttttcatataaatcTGGCATAGAGTATGTTCAGACCACTAATTAACAAGTTTGTTATCAGTTTTCTTTGgacatctttaaaaacacatgtTGCACTTGTGCACAGAACATTTTTGCAACCTGTGTGCAGTGAGTCCGCTGTGTGCATGGGAAAGGCCTTTTGGGGGTGGGCTTTGGAGATCATCTTGTCCTGGGCACAGAGTTGACACACACTCAGACGCACCTGCGTCATGTTTTCAGGCCCCTGTCCACCGCTTTATTCAGAGTTTCTCCCTCCATTCAGTGTCTCCACACAAATCCTGCCCCACTGGAATTTTACAGCTGTGAGTCAGTGACAACAGTAACTGAGTCTGAGCAGCCACCGGCTGTATGCTTATCCAAATGGCATTTGGAGACCTGTATCAGCAGGCCCTCATCGTCATAACTGTTACACCTTCCCTGCCAGGTTAAAGGCGAGAGCTGGAGGGAGCAGTACTGTTTACAGACAGCACAACAGACTATTGTAACTCCTTACAGGACGTTATCAGggatgttaaaatgccaaaacgTTTGTTTTCAAAAATTCATTTCTATGACTTTAAGGATTTAATGCCAAATGTGAAGCGGCCCAGAAGGTAAGCCAGACAAATTAATGATATTGAATAATGGTGTCAGTAAGGTGGTTAATCttactttcttttttcacttctaaaatttttatttaacattaactAAAACAAAGTTTAACTTAAACTCATTTTGCAGAATTGATATCCTTATTCGGAGGAGGCATAAGAAGGACACGGAGTGTCTGAAGGCACAAAAATTGAATGATGAGACATGTCCTTCGAAACTCAGGTAGTATACGTGGCACTTTCATAGACATTTCAATGTTCTAGCGGTTCATTATGGTGAAAATTCATACTCAGATATCTCTATTACAGTTGGAAGACTGACCATAAACTCAACCCAACTCTGGAAAAATTACTACAGGATAAAAGTAAGAAATGTTCcttgaaatatgaaataaatgataaacCTAAATATTTGTTGGAAGTATATCAGACTCACATATCACACTCTCATTAATCTCTCTAACAAGATTTAAACGAGACACAATTACTTTTAAATTTTACACTCTTCACAGAATATTTAGCGGCATTCCGCAGCTTCCTGCAGTCTGAGTTCAGTGAAGAAAACATTGAGTTCTGGCTCTCATGCGAAGACTTTAAATCAACTGCCTCACCGGAGGACCTTCAATGGAAAGCAGAGGGGATCTACCAGGAGTTCATCCAGCCCACGGCCTGCAGAGAGGTCAGTAATACCAGGGTTAATGGTTCATGGACGAAAGAAACAGAGCTGGATGAAAAGCCAGATGGCAGTAGAagtaaattgcaatatattctATCTTTCAGCATACTTAAACATACACTAGATTTCTCCAAGCTGATTTGCACAACAGGGTAACCTATTATTGCATAAGAACAAGAAATGGCACCTCATATTAGGAAGAAGAATGAGTAAAAGTGGATGAAGCAATATGCATAAGAATGGCTACTAAAGGTCACAACTTCCACTGCTTGTGGTGCTACATGCTTTTTCAGTGTTGGTGCATTGGGTGAAGATGCATCCCCTTGAGTCTAGGTTGGGGTTCAGTAGCATTTTATCAAATCAGACACCAGTAGAGAATCAGCTTATCAAATCTGAACCACTCAAATAAATGTGGATTTGAGGAATTAAGGTCATAAGTAACTTAATATTTAAGAGTTTAAACCACGTATAACAATAATAGACCTAGCCATTGTGACGTGATCCACTGGtatgtggactcccgttttgaaacTTCAAGTTTAGCATTTTGGCTATCGCCATTTTGTATTTTGGAGCCAGACATTACGAgagagtggagctgtggagaagtgaggggtggatcttacacacagactgtggtgatgccttgcagacagcctgtcacttcaTAGCTGCCCCGCTCTTAATTATTCATAACTTCAAGCCCCATACAGTTGtgatgaatgttgaaattatctaactgaaaccattttttttcgTGTACTAGGCTGTTAACATGCATATTTCTATTGTATAGCTGGGCATCTCAACATGGGGGCTATGAAGaatgacttgcttttggagtcagcctcaagtggccgttcaaggaactgcagtttttggcatgtccatgttggcttcatttttcagcatcAGAAGTTGCCATCTGGCATTCAAATATTCTGCACCGGCCTTTGTGTTGtcaagtgttgttttgtttttaataggtgttaacacacacacatgcacacacaccatgtgtgtGTAGCTAGCTGCAGATGGCACATCCATTAACTCTTGGTGGCTAAAGCACATGGATTAAAACATATGAATAAAGTCACCATagcattattttttacaatGGATTTCCTGTCAGTGTCTCTGCATTAtaatatgtttgtgtttaataCATGATTAAATGGGACCCCAAAAATCTACAGACATGCAGATCAGACAAGGCCCTATACAACTTTCATACTACCATCACATCTTTATTTAGTTGGTGTTCTTTGGAGTTGATCATGACGTAAAAGTTGTCCACTCTGAATCTAGGTTTTGTTGAGCCATTTTCTTCCAGTTACAAGGACACCTAAGCTCACTAGTAAAAATATATCCCATCAAGGAGGTCCGACAATGTCTCACAATGAACAATCAACACAAATTCCAATTTTAATTCTTGTCACATTAGAAACATTCCAAAGGACTTGTCTTTGCTGTAATAGCCGGCCTGCTTCCATGTAACTGAACCTTACTGCTCTATGTATACTGTACGACATGCTCTATATTGGTGTGATTGGTGTAGTCCAGCACACTTTATGCAACATGACCCTTCCAGATCCCAAATAAGTCTATTATGATTTACCTTATGGGGGGTTTGTAACAGTTTGTTCAGAGGTCTATCACAGAGACAAACCTCTATGGGGTTGAACTGACCCCAAACATAAATAACGTCACCTTTGTCAAATGTGACAGTCCAGTTTGGGGGAAAGGGAATTGCTACCACTTCAATACTTTCTTACATTGGGTTTTCATGAggtgagaagaaaagaaaaaaagcaattgtAGATGTTATTTTTACCAAACAGCAGGGTGGTCTCTGAGACCCAAACAGTAAGGAAGCAAATCCAATCTTCACAAAGCACCACAGCAAAAAAATACCTGTTGTGCATGAaagttaaaacaattaaaaagttAAGAAAGTTaagttgaaggaaaaaaatgcttaaagTTAAGTATCTTTATCAGATGCCAACATTTGTATCTTTACAGCCATGGACTATATTTAGAGGGTCTTGTTTACTAGCTGTGTTAGTCACATTCTTGGAGTACAGTTTGTTTTCTGAGAGAGAAATTTGGTGTGAATGCCACCATATTCCACACAATTTAGACTGTACTTTACTCTTTGTTTTCTCTAGATCAATGTTGACCACCACATTAGAGAGAAGATCAAGAAATCTTTGGAGCAGCCGAGCCGCTCCTGCTTCGATGAGgcacagaaacacatttacCTGCTGATGGAAAGAGATTCTTGGCCCAGATTTCTGCACTCAGATGCCTACCTGAGTCTGAAGCACAGATCCAGAACTCTTTGGTACATTTAGCTCAAAATGCTGTATCAAAGCTGCTTCTCCAACCCtcactttttgtctttctttttctgcttGGCTGAATAGAAAAGTTATTTCACGCTGTATGAGATGTGGATCAGACTCTGTTCTATTCTTTTaagggcagagcatctctcTATTGCGCTAAAGCCAAACTGAAACGATGTTTTCAACCATGTGCACATCAATCTTTTATATGATGGCTGGATGATGTATTGATGAAATGTTGTGGAAAATAATAAAGCAGGAAAAGACAAAGTAATGTGAGTGGAAAAAGTATACGTACGTAGGAGAGAAGGAATGCAGTTTGTATGTGTCAGGACTTCAGATGATTGTTGAGAGTTTGGACTTGTTtgaaatactgtatgtgttaatGAAAAGTCTTAGTAAGTTAAAGTACAGAGTACAGTTTGATAAATAAATGGTTTCTGACATGTAGAATGAAATGACCTAGTTTTCATTAGAAGTGTCATAAATGGGCATTAAATTCCAAGTTTTGCAAAACATGACTTCTTGACCATGTTTGGATACGTTTCGTCAGATGAGTAGCTCTCACTCACCGTCTATAACTATTCTTAATATTCTGACAATTTTCCATATAGTCAGAATTTTGAGACAACGATTTATATTTATCCAACTGACTGTCCAACTGGAGGTGCGGGGATGGGCATgagtcaaaagaaaaaaaggagaacagTTTCCACAGCTCACCCAGCAAGGAGATTCTGTTTTTGGTCACATGTCTGATATATCCTCTAATTAGGTGCAGAGATGACTCCACACAGCAGCAATAGGGTTTACCAAACTGGAAAAAAGTAACCCTGCAGTAACCCTTGATCTCACTCTGTTCTGTAAATGGCCTTACTCCTAAAAATTGTGCCTTAAAAAGGAGTACTGAGGTAGCTAATAATAACTCAGGGGGCTTAAACGACAACACTGGAGTCATCAGACAACCTGATGCGTAACAGATCAGGCTGGATGTGCTGCCTTGTTAGGGGAATAGGCTTATCACCCTCAGACAATGATGGCAGAGATACACAGGTGCTTTTCTCAGAAAAAATAACCAGAAAGAATTGTACtctgggaaaagatcatgttgttaaaataaaagaatTAAAAGGGGAG is a window encoding:
- the LOC125895532 gene encoding regulator of G-protein signaling 21-like; the encoded protein is MPKRLFSKIHFYDFKDLMPNVKRPRRIDILIRRRHKKDTECLKAQKLNDETCPSKLSWKTDHKLNPTLEKLLQDKKYLAAFRSFLQSEFSEENIEFWLSCEDFKSTASPEDLQWKAEGIYQEFIQPTACREINVDHHIREKIKKSLEQPSRSCFDEAQKHIYLLMERDSWPRFLHSDAYLSLKHRSRTLWYI